In a single window of the Massilia oculi genome:
- a CDS encoding M23 family metallopeptidase codes for MNPIQKITGKSLLALLPKTRKARVLSAGAVFLSVCAFGAVGVAPIAPDPSDLPVTSVAQDLELPNLADQIAALQQNEQQFIHEERIRRGDSLGSLFTRLGIEDAQAQKFVRSDKLAKRLLSLQTGKRIQAETDENGLLLSMRATVTDGKSGEARTISVERKGEEFVALEAPAKLERRVEMRSREIVSSLYAATDANVDGGSIPDSVVGQIIEMFSTNIDFRSDVKRGDRFNVVYETFWLDGELIKTGRILAGEFVNRGTSYQSVWYEDPVSKQGGYYSLDGKSLKKAFLKSPLQYSRVSSGFSMRVHPISGKFKAHKGVDFAAATGTPIRAVADATVDFAGNGNGYGNMVVLKHWSNYSTAYAHMSRIAPGMRKGAKISQGQVIGYVGSTGWSTGPHLHYEFRVAGVAKDPNKFKSLAQQPLNQAELARFRMAAAEMNHRFSLMAPSGSSMAAR; via the coding sequence ATGAACCCTATACAGAAAATCACTGGTAAAAGCCTGCTAGCGCTGCTGCCGAAGACCCGTAAAGCCCGCGTCCTGAGCGCCGGCGCCGTCTTCCTGAGCGTGTGCGCCTTTGGCGCCGTAGGCGTTGCACCGATCGCTCCCGATCCCTCCGACCTGCCCGTTACTTCCGTTGCGCAAGACCTGGAACTGCCGAACCTGGCCGACCAGATCGCCGCGCTCCAGCAGAACGAGCAGCAATTCATCCACGAAGAACGCATCCGCCGCGGCGATTCGCTCGGCTCGCTCTTCACCCGCCTCGGCATCGAGGACGCGCAAGCGCAAAAATTCGTTCGCTCCGACAAGCTCGCCAAGCGCCTGCTGTCGCTCCAGACCGGCAAGCGCATCCAGGCCGAGACCGACGAGAACGGCCTGCTGCTGTCGATGCGCGCCACCGTCACCGACGGCAAGAGCGGCGAAGCCCGCACGATCAGCGTCGAGCGCAAGGGCGAGGAGTTCGTCGCCCTCGAGGCGCCGGCCAAGCTCGAACGCCGCGTCGAAATGCGTTCGCGCGAGATCGTCAGCTCGCTGTACGCGGCCACCGACGCCAACGTCGACGGCGGCAGCATCCCGGATTCGGTCGTTGGCCAGATCATCGAGATGTTCTCGACCAATATCGACTTCCGCAGCGACGTCAAGCGTGGCGACCGTTTCAATGTGGTGTACGAGACCTTCTGGCTCGACGGCGAACTGATCAAGACCGGCCGCATCCTGGCCGGCGAATTCGTCAACCGCGGCACCAGCTACCAGTCGGTCTGGTACGAAGATCCAGTCTCCAAGCAGGGCGGTTACTATTCGCTGGACGGCAAGTCGCTCAAGAAAGCCTTCCTCAAGTCGCCGCTGCAATACTCGCGCGTCTCGTCGGGCTTCTCGATGCGGGTGCACCCGATCTCGGGCAAGTTCAAGGCGCATAAAGGCGTCGACTTTGCCGCCGCCACCGGCACCCCGATCCGCGCCGTGGCCGACGCCACCGTCGATTTCGCGGGCAACGGCAATGGCTACGGCAATATGGTCGTCCTGAAGCACTGGTCGAACTACAGCACCGCCTATGCCCACATGAGCCGCATCGCTCCAGGCATGCGCAAGGGCGCCAAGATCAGCCAGGGCCAGGTGATCGGCTACGTCGGCTCGACCGGCTGGTCGACCGGCCCGCACCTGCACTATGAATTCCGCGTCGCAGGCGTGGCCAAGGATCCGAACAAGTTCAAGTCACTGGCCCAGCAACCGCTGAACCAGGCCGAACTGGCTCGCTTCCGCATGGCGGCCGCCGAGATGAACCACCGCTTCTCGCTGATGGCGCCAAGCGGCTCGTCGATGGCAGCCCGCTAA
- the rpsI gene encoding 30S ribosomal protein S9 — MIGNYNYGTGRRKSAVARVFIKAGTGQIIVNGKPASEYFSRETGLMVIRQPLELTGNVERFDIKVNVHGGGESGQAGAVRHGITRALIDYDAGLKGDLARAGFVTRDAREVERKKVGLRKARRAKQFSKR, encoded by the coding sequence ATGATCGGTAACTACAACTACGGCACCGGCCGTCGCAAGAGTGCAGTCGCTCGCGTGTTCATCAAAGCTGGCACCGGCCAGATCATCGTGAACGGTAAACCGGCATCGGAATACTTCTCGCGTGAAACCGGCCTGATGGTGATCCGTCAGCCGCTGGAACTGACCGGCAACGTCGAGCGTTTCGACATCAAGGTCAACGTGCACGGCGGTGGCGAATCGGGCCAGGCTGGCGCCGTCCGTCACGGCATCACCCGCGCACTGATCGACTACGACGCAGGCCTCAAGGGCGACCTGGCACGTGCCGGTTTCGTCACCCGTGACGCCCGTGAAGTCGAGCGTAAGAAAGTTGGTCTGCGCAAAGCACGTCGCGCAAAGCAATTCTCGAAGCGTTAA
- a CDS encoding ABC transporter ATP-binding protein, translated as MIEVHDVRKQFGAVQALGGVSFTARDGQITALLGPNGAGKTTLLRTLVGLLRRDHGAISIGGIDPEKDPMAVRRNIGFLTDQFGLYERLTTREYLNYFGELNGMDGAALRTRVAEVSDLLGMDDILERQTKGFSQGQRIKVALARTLLHRPRHLLLDEPSRGLDVMSTRALRTALNALREDGCCVIMATHVMQEVIHLCEDVIVIAKGHTVAQGSPQELCRRTGIADLEDAFVSLVGTEEGIA; from the coding sequence ATGATCGAAGTCCACGATGTACGCAAGCAGTTCGGCGCCGTCCAGGCGCTGGGCGGCGTTTCCTTCACCGCGCGCGACGGCCAGATCACCGCGCTGCTGGGTCCCAATGGGGCCGGCAAGACCACCCTGCTGCGCACCCTGGTCGGGCTGCTCAGGCGCGACCACGGCGCCATCTCGATCGGCGGCATCGACCCCGAGAAGGATCCGATGGCGGTGCGCCGCAATATCGGCTTCCTGACCGACCAGTTCGGGCTGTACGAGCGCCTCACCACGCGCGAATACCTGAACTACTTCGGCGAATTGAACGGCATGGACGGCGCCGCGCTGCGCACCCGCGTCGCCGAGGTGTCGGACCTGCTCGGGATGGACGACATCCTCGAGCGCCAGACCAAGGGCTTCTCGCAGGGCCAGCGCATCAAGGTGGCGCTGGCGCGCACCCTGCTGCACCGCCCGCGTCACCTGCTGCTCGACGAGCCGAGCCGCGGCCTGGACGTGATGAGCACGCGCGCGCTGCGCACCGCGCTGAACGCACTGCGCGAGGATGGCTGCTGCGTGATCATGGCCACCCACGTGATGCAGGAAGTGATCCACCTGTGCGAGGACGTGATCGTCATCGCCAAGGGCCATACCGTGGCCCAGGGCTCGCCACAAGAACTGTGCCGGCGCACCGGCATCGCCGACCTGGAAGACGCGTTCGTCAGCCTGGTGGGCACCGAGGAAGGTATCGCATGA
- a CDS encoding anhydro-N-acetylmuramic acid kinase produces MSATHSLFIGLMSGTSLDGVDGVLADFSNGAIQTLSAAFTPFPAQLREELMALQAASHNELEREALAANGLALAYADCVRSLLPSCPAPVTAVAVHGQTIRHRPELGFTRQTNNPALLAELIGINVIADFRSRDVAAGGQGAPLVPAFHEAAFGKPGTARVVVNIGGIGNISVLHGDGRVTGFDTGPGNVLLDLWIARHQGRAYDEDGAWGATGTAHQPLLDALLDEPYFRQPAPKSTGRDLFHAPWLDAKLSSFGKLAPADVQATLVQLTAVTIARAIRDEGVTPDAVYVCGGGAYNGALLRAIGAELGGVNVASTAELGVAPNRVEALAFAWLGWRFANREPGNLPAVTGARGPRILGALYPA; encoded by the coding sequence ATGAGCGCGACACATTCCCTTTTCATCGGCCTGATGTCCGGCACCAGCCTCGACGGCGTCGACGGCGTGCTGGCCGATTTCTCCAACGGCGCCATCCAGACCCTGTCGGCTGCCTTCACGCCCTTCCCCGCGCAATTGCGCGAGGAACTGATGGCGCTGCAGGCCGCCAGCCACAACGAACTCGAACGCGAAGCGCTGGCCGCCAACGGCCTGGCCCTGGCCTATGCCGATTGCGTGCGCTCACTGCTGCCATCCTGCCCGGCGCCGGTGACGGCGGTCGCCGTCCACGGCCAGACCATCCGCCACCGCCCCGAGCTGGGTTTTACGCGCCAGACCAATAACCCGGCCCTGCTGGCCGAACTGATCGGCATCAACGTGATCGCCGACTTCCGCAGCCGTGACGTCGCCGCGGGCGGCCAGGGCGCGCCGCTGGTGCCGGCCTTCCACGAGGCCGCCTTCGGCAAGCCGGGCACGGCGCGCGTCGTGGTGAACATCGGCGGCATCGGCAATATCAGCGTGCTGCACGGCGACGGACGCGTGACCGGTTTCGATACCGGCCCAGGCAATGTCTTGCTCGACCTGTGGATCGCGCGCCACCAGGGCCGCGCCTATGACGAGGATGGGGCCTGGGGTGCGACCGGCACTGCCCACCAGCCGCTGCTGGACGCCCTGCTCGATGAACCGTATTTCCGCCAGCCCGCGCCCAAGAGCACGGGACGCGACCTGTTTCACGCGCCATGGCTCGACGCCAAGCTTTCGTCCTTCGGCAAGCTCGCGCCGGCCGACGTGCAGGCGACCCTGGTGCAATTGACGGCGGTGACGATCGCGCGCGCGATCCGCGATGAAGGCGTGACGCCGGACGCGGTCTATGTCTGCGGCGGGGGCGCCTACAACGGCGCCCTGCTGCGCGCCATCGGCGCCGAACTCGGCGGAGTGAACGTGGCGTCGACGGCGGAGCTGGGCGTGGCGCCGAACCGGGTCGAGGCGCTCGCCTTTGCCTGGCTGGGCTGGCGTTTCGCGAACCGCGAACCGGGCAACCTGCCGGCGGTCACCGGCGCGCGCGGTCCGCGCATCCTGGGGGCGCTGTACCCGGCCTGA
- a CDS encoding bactofilin family protein, with translation MFGRQVKSEIDSLVGISARIEGDLCFTGGLRIDGEVHGNVVAVDGADSMLIVSEHARIEGEVRCASLVVNGYIAGAVYSSELLELQPKGRINGDVHYRLLEMHGGALVTGKLTHQPASEPVFHLADAMEGSAA, from the coding sequence ATGTTTGGTCGACAAGTGAAAAGCGAGATAGACAGCCTGGTCGGGATCTCGGCCCGCATCGAGGGTGACCTGTGTTTCACCGGCGGGCTGCGCATCGACGGGGAAGTCCATGGCAATGTGGTGGCGGTGGACGGCGCCGACAGCATGCTGATCGTGTCGGAGCACGCGCGCATCGAAGGCGAGGTGCGCTGCGCCAGCCTGGTGGTCAATGGTTACATCGCCGGGGCTGTTTATTCGTCGGAACTCCTTGAATTGCAGCCGAAAGGCCGCATCAATGGGGATGTGCATTACCGTTTGCTCGAGATGCATGGCGGGGCGTTGGTAACAGGTAAATTAACGCACCAACCCGCCAGCGAGCCGGTGTTTCATCTAGCCGACGCCATGGAAGGGTCGGCAGCATGA
- a CDS encoding YbhB/YbcL family Raf kinase inhibitor-like protein yields the protein MRIWSDSFTDGADIPAACAFAVSDPDVHVKLSSNRNPHIAWDDVPAGTQSLVLICHDPDVPSEGGDVNKEGRTVPAALPRVDFFHWTLADIPVCLKSLAEGMFSDMVTPHGKPGPEVAFTIKNGTEHALRHGVNDYTGWFAGDPDMAGEFYGYDGPCPPWNDERVHHYVFTLYALDIPRLPLEGRFTGAAARMAIQGHILDEARIFGTYSLNPQVAADLSR from the coding sequence ATGCGAATCTGGAGCGACTCATTCACCGACGGGGCCGACATCCCCGCCGCCTGCGCGTTCGCGGTCAGCGATCCCGACGTCCACGTCAAGCTGTCAAGCAACCGCAATCCCCATATCGCCTGGGACGACGTGCCGGCCGGCACGCAGTCGCTGGTGCTGATCTGCCACGATCCCGACGTGCCGTCCGAAGGCGGCGACGTCAACAAGGAAGGCCGCACCGTGCCGGCGGCCTTGCCGCGCGTCGATTTCTTCCATTGGACGCTGGCCGACATCCCGGTCTGCCTCAAGTCGCTGGCCGAAGGCATGTTTTCCGACATGGTCACGCCGCATGGCAAGCCCGGTCCCGAAGTCGCCTTCACCATCAAGAATGGCACCGAACACGCGCTGCGCCACGGCGTCAACGACTATACCGGCTGGTTCGCGGGCGACCCCGACATGGCGGGGGAGTTCTACGGCTATGACGGCCCGTGCCCACCGTGGAACGACGAGCGCGTGCACCATTATGTGTTCACGCTGTATGCGCTCGACATCCCGCGCCTGCCGCTGGAGGGGCGCTTCACGGGCGCCGCGGCGCGCATGGCGATCCAGGGGCATATCCTCGACGAGGCGCGCATCTTCGGCACGTATTCGCTCAATCCCCAGGTCGCAGCCGACCTCTCAAGATAA
- the argC gene encoding N-acetyl-gamma-glutamyl-phosphate reductase, giving the protein MIKVGIVGGTGYTGVELLRLLAVHPDVQLTAITSRKEDGLPVADMFPSLRGRVDIAFSSPDKADLKGCDVVFFATPHGVAMAQAPELLAAGVKVIDLAADFRIKDRAVFEKWYKIEHTAPELLDEAVYGLPELNRDDIKGARLIANPGCYPTTMQLGFYPLLKAGLIDAGSLIADCKSGVSGAGRKAEIGTLFSESSDNFKAYGVHGHRHTPETSAQLARYTDQKVGLIFTPHLVPMIRGMHATLYARLTQEIDNAALQALFEEQYKDSEFVDVMPFGSHPETRSTRGSNMLRLALHRPEGTDTVVILVVQDNLVKGASGQAVQCMNLMFGLEESKGLQHIALLP; this is encoded by the coding sequence ATGATTAAAGTTGGCATCGTCGGCGGAACCGGATACACGGGCGTGGAATTGCTGCGGCTGTTGGCCGTTCATCCGGATGTGCAACTGACCGCGATCACCTCGCGCAAGGAAGACGGCTTGCCGGTGGCCGATATGTTCCCTTCGCTGCGCGGTCGCGTCGACATCGCCTTCTCGAGCCCGGACAAGGCCGACCTGAAGGGGTGTGACGTGGTGTTCTTCGCCACCCCGCACGGCGTGGCGATGGCCCAGGCGCCCGAGCTGCTGGCGGCCGGCGTCAAGGTGATCGACCTGGCTGCGGACTTCCGCATCAAGGACCGCGCCGTCTTCGAAAAATGGTACAAGATCGAGCACACCGCACCCGAGCTGCTGGATGAAGCCGTCTATGGCCTGCCGGAACTGAACCGCGACGACATCAAGGGCGCACGCCTGATCGCCAACCCTGGCTGCTACCCGACCACGATGCAGCTGGGCTTCTATCCGCTGCTGAAAGCCGGCCTGATCGATGCCGGCAGCCTGATCGCCGACTGCAAGTCGGGCGTTTCCGGCGCTGGCCGCAAGGCCGAGATCGGCACGCTGTTCTCGGAGTCGAGCGACAACTTCAAGGCTTACGGTGTCCACGGCCATCGCCACACCCCGGAAACCTCGGCCCAGCTGGCGCGCTATACCGACCAGAAGGTCGGCCTGATCTTTACCCCGCACCTGGTGCCGATGATCCGCGGCATGCACGCGACCCTGTACGCGCGCCTGACGCAAGAAATCGACAATGCCGCCCTGCAGGCGCTGTTCGAAGAACAATATAAGGACAGCGAATTCGTCGACGTCATGCCGTTCGGCTCGCATCCAGAGACGCGCTCGACCCGCGGCTCGAACATGCTGCGCCTGGCGCTGCACCGTCCGGAAGGGACGGACACCGTCGTGATCCTGGTGGTGCAGGACAACCTGGTCAAGGGCGCTTCGGGCCAGGCCGTGCAGTGCATGAACCTGATGTTCGGCCTGGAAGAGTCGAAGGGCCTGCAGCACATCGCGCTGTTGCCATAA
- the rplM gene encoding 50S ribosomal protein L13 encodes MKTFSAKGHEVQRDWFVIDATDLVLGRVASEVALRLRGKHKPEFTPHVDTGDFIVVINAGKLRVTGTKATAKTYYRHSGYPGGIYETNFLKMQQRFPGRALEKAVKGMLPKGPLGYAMIKKLKVYAEGTHPHAAQQPQALTL; translated from the coding sequence ATGAAAACTTTTTCCGCTAAGGGCCACGAAGTCCAGCGCGACTGGTTTGTCATCGACGCGACGGACCTGGTCCTCGGACGTGTTGCCAGCGAAGTGGCACTCCGACTGCGCGGCAAGCACAAGCCAGAGTTCACCCCGCACGTCGACACCGGCGACTTCATCGTCGTGATCAACGCCGGCAAACTGCGCGTGACCGGCACCAAGGCCACCGCAAAAACGTACTACCGTCACTCGGGCTACCCGGGCGGTATCTACGAAACCAACTTCCTGAAAATGCAGCAGCGTTTCCCAGGTCGCGCACTCGAGAAGGCTGTCAAGGGCATGCTGCCCAAGGGCCCACTCGGCTACGCCATGATCAAGAAGCTGAAAGTGTATGCGGAAGGTACCCACCCGCACGCTGCTCAGCAACCACAAGCACTGACCCTCTAA
- a CDS encoding alpha/beta fold hydrolase, whose protein sequence is MKRFKILRAILFLPLLAATSLAGAQPAAGMPAPSMSERSCHLPGVVEALRCVSVDVPLDYAKPQGAPLKLHVTVAPAYRQGTRSDPLFVLAGGPGQAGSDVLPLLKLAFDRVRATRDIVFIDQRGTGRSGKLDCESKPEHERMTDDELMAELRACIANNRQPLAAYTTAAAARDLEQVRRALGYRQVNLWGGSYGTRLGQAYARAYPDSVRSLVLDGVAAPDQVIPAGGRDGQAALDGLFAACAKDAACNKAYPNLRAEFDALVAKVEAGDVHLSLPNPRTAEPTEFTMSSQRFLGTVHNVLYAPADARRLPFLIHSASRGRWEPFVARQNLAGDFGNDASMSMLLHFAVVCAEDVPRFTPELMKSDAAVLARPLAEMIPTLCQDVKVPAVPYVAPSRIEAPALLLSGALDPVTPPHRAAAAAKSMARAQHVVVANAGHGVSQLGCAPRLLRAFLDRPQDKLDAACMAEVPAPTFQLGSAGPQP, encoded by the coding sequence GTGAAGAGATTCAAGATTCTGCGCGCCATATTATTCCTGCCACTCCTGGCGGCGACGAGCCTTGCCGGCGCCCAGCCCGCCGCCGGCATGCCGGCGCCATCGATGAGCGAACGCAGCTGCCACCTGCCCGGCGTGGTCGAAGCGCTGCGCTGCGTCAGCGTCGATGTCCCGCTCGATTATGCCAAGCCGCAAGGCGCGCCGCTGAAACTGCACGTGACGGTCGCTCCGGCTTATCGCCAGGGCACGCGCAGCGACCCGCTGTTCGTGCTGGCCGGCGGCCCCGGCCAGGCCGGCAGCGACGTGCTGCCCCTGCTCAAGCTCGCCTTCGACCGGGTGCGCGCCACCCGCGACATCGTCTTCATCGACCAGCGCGGCACAGGCCGCTCCGGCAAGCTCGATTGCGAGAGCAAGCCGGAACACGAGCGCATGACGGACGACGAGCTGATGGCCGAACTGCGCGCCTGCATCGCCAACAACAGGCAGCCGCTGGCCGCCTACACCACGGCGGCGGCGGCGCGCGACCTGGAGCAGGTGCGGCGCGCGCTGGGCTACCGCCAGGTGAACCTGTGGGGCGGCTCCTACGGCACCCGCCTGGGCCAGGCCTACGCGCGCGCCTATCCGGACAGCGTGCGCAGCCTGGTGCTGGACGGCGTGGCCGCGCCCGACCAGGTGATCCCGGCCGGCGGGCGGGACGGCCAGGCCGCCCTCGACGGCCTGTTCGCCGCCTGCGCCAAAGACGCTGCCTGCAACAAGGCCTACCCGAACCTCCGCGCCGAATTCGATGCACTGGTCGCGAAAGTCGAGGCGGGCGACGTTCACCTGTCGCTGCCGAATCCGCGCACCGCCGAGCCGACCGAATTCACCATGAGTTCGCAGCGCTTCCTCGGCACCGTGCACAACGTCCTGTATGCGCCGGCCGATGCGCGCCGCCTGCCCTTCCTGATCCACAGCGCCAGCCGCGGGCGCTGGGAGCCTTTCGTCGCGCGCCAGAACCTGGCCGGCGACTTCGGCAACGACGCCAGCATGTCGATGCTGCTGCACTTCGCCGTGGTGTGCGCCGAAGACGTGCCGCGCTTCACGCCCGAGCTGATGAAATCCGACGCCGCCGTGCTGGCGCGCCCGCTGGCCGAGATGATCCCGACACTGTGCCAGGACGTCAAGGTGCCCGCAGTGCCGTACGTCGCGCCATCGCGCATCGAGGCGCCGGCCCTGCTGCTGTCGGGCGCCCTCGATCCGGTCACGCCGCCGCACCGCGCCGCGGCGGCCGCGAAGTCGATGGCCCGGGCCCAGCACGTCGTAGTGGCCAATGCCGGCCACGGCGTGTCGCAGCTCGGCTGCGCGCCACGCCTGCTGCGCGCCTTCCTCGACCGGCCGCAGGACAAGCTCGACGCCGCCTGCATGGCCGAGGTGCCGGCCCCCACCTTCCAGCTCGGCAGTGCCGGGCCGCAACCCTGA
- the tyrS gene encoding tyrosine--tRNA ligase translates to MTSTAAGASNPATSINALPLTDKVLESLAIAKRGADELLVESDFAQKLARSEQTGKPLRIKLGLDPTAPDLHLGHTVVLNKLRQLQDLGHQVIFLIGDFTSMIGDPSGRNATRPPLTREQVEENAMTYFRQASLVLDASRTEIRYNSEWCDPLGARGMIQLASRYTVARMMERDDFTKRYKSGTPIAVHEFLYPLMQGYDSVALQSDLELGGTDQKFNLLVGRELQKDYGQEPQCILTMPLLEGLDGVEKMSKSKNNYIGITEAPNSMFGKLMSISDEMMWKYFNLLSFRSLDDIAQLKATIDGGANPRDAKVALGKEIVTRFHSAAAADEALADFVNRAKGGIPDDVPEVSLSGAPLGLPQLLKAAGLCASTSEAMRMVDQGGVRIDGAVVSDKGLQVAAGTVVVQVGKRKFARVTLAAGTPER, encoded by the coding sequence ATGACCTCAACTGCAGCTGGTGCTAGCAATCCGGCAACTTCCATTAATGCTTTGCCACTGACTGACAAGGTCCTGGAGTCCCTGGCGATCGCCAAGCGCGGCGCCGACGAACTGCTGGTCGAGAGCGATTTTGCGCAAAAACTGGCGCGCTCGGAACAGACCGGCAAGCCGCTGCGCATCAAGCTGGGCCTGGACCCTACGGCGCCCGACTTGCATCTCGGCCACACCGTCGTACTGAACAAGTTGCGGCAATTGCAAGACCTGGGTCACCAGGTGATCTTCCTGATCGGCGACTTCACTTCCATGATTGGCGACCCGTCGGGCCGCAACGCGACCCGTCCGCCGCTGACCCGCGAGCAGGTCGAGGAAAACGCGATGACGTATTTCCGCCAGGCGTCGCTGGTACTGGACGCCAGCCGCACGGAAATCCGCTACAACTCCGAATGGTGCGATCCTTTGGGTGCGCGCGGCATGATCCAGCTCGCCTCGCGCTATACCGTGGCACGCATGATGGAGCGCGACGATTTTACCAAGCGCTACAAGAGTGGGACTCCGATCGCCGTGCATGAGTTCCTGTATCCGCTGATGCAGGGCTACGATTCGGTGGCTTTGCAGTCTGATCTTGAGCTGGGTGGAACGGACCAGAAATTCAACTTGCTGGTTGGCCGCGAGCTGCAGAAGGACTACGGCCAGGAGCCGCAGTGCATCCTAACCATGCCGCTGCTGGAAGGCCTGGACGGTGTCGAGAAAATGTCCAAGTCCAAGAACAACTATATCGGCATCACCGAGGCCCCGAACAGCATGTTCGGCAAGCTGATGAGCATCTCGGACGAGATGATGTGGAAGTATTTCAACTTGCTGTCCTTCCGCTCGCTGGACGACATCGCCCAATTGAAGGCGACGATCGATGGCGGCGCCAATCCGCGCGATGCGAAAGTGGCGCTGGGTAAAGAGATCGTCACGCGCTTCCACTCGGCCGCGGCGGCCGACGAGGCGCTGGCCGACTTCGTCAACCGCGCCAAGGGCGGCATTCCGGACGATGTGCCCGAAGTGTCGCTGTCCGGCGCGCCACTGGGCCTGCCGCAACTGTTGAAGGCCGCCGGCCTGTGCGCGTCGACCTCGGAAGCCATGCGCATGGTCGACCAGGGCGGCGTGCGCATCGACGGCGCCGTGGTCAGCGACAAGGGGCTGCAAGTGGCCGCCGGTACCGTCGTGGTGCAAGTCGGCAAGCGCAAGTTCGCCCGCGTCACCCTGGCGGCCGGGACGCCGGAACGATGA
- the dtd gene encoding D-aminoacyl-tRNA deacylase: MIGLLQRVSEAAVRVDGQTVGAIGPGLMVLVCAEKGDTEREADLLLTKLLGYRVFSDEAGKMNRSVTDTSGGLLLVPQFTLAADTKSGTRPSFSPAAAPEDGRRLFEHVVRQARERHGIVETGVFGADMKVSLINDGPVTFWLRIDPVGAAR, translated from the coding sequence ATGATCGGCCTGCTGCAACGCGTGAGCGAAGCGGCGGTGCGCGTCGACGGCCAGACCGTCGGCGCCATCGGCCCCGGCCTGATGGTGCTGGTGTGCGCCGAAAAGGGCGACACCGAACGCGAGGCCGACCTGCTTTTAACCAAGTTGCTGGGTTACCGCGTGTTTTCCGACGAGGCCGGCAAGATGAACCGCAGCGTGACGGATACCAGCGGCGGCCTGCTGCTGGTGCCGCAGTTCACCCTGGCGGCCGATACCAAATCGGGCACGCGTCCCTCGTTCTCGCCGGCCGCCGCGCCGGAAGACGGACGGCGCCTGTTCGAGCATGTCGTGCGCCAGGCGCGGGAGCGCCATGGCATTGTCGAGACCGGCGTATTTGGTGCCGACATGAAAGTGTCGCTCATCAACGATGGCCCGGTCACATTCTGGCTGCGTATTGATCCCGTCGGGGCGGCGCGCTGA
- the erpA gene encoding iron-sulfur cluster insertion protein ErpA, which produces MTAVAEVVDFDTIPVPINFTDSAAQKVAQLIEEEGNPDLKLRVFVQGGGCSGFQYGFTFDEIVNEDDTTMEKAGVQLLIDSMSYQYLVGAEIDYKDDLEGAQFVIKNPNATSTCGCGSSFSA; this is translated from the coding sequence ATGACCGCAGTCGCCGAAGTAGTAGATTTCGACACGATTCCCGTACCAATCAACTTCACCGACAGCGCGGCTCAGAAAGTTGCTCAGCTGATCGAAGAAGAAGGCAACCCCGACCTCAAGCTGCGCGTCTTCGTGCAGGGCGGTGGCTGCTCGGGCTTCCAATATGGTTTCACCTTCGACGAGATCGTCAATGAAGACGATACGACGATGGAAAAGGCAGGCGTCCAGCTGCTGATCGACTCGATGAGCTACCAGTACCTGGTCGGCGCCGAGATCGACTACAAGGACGACCTCGAAGGCGCCCAGTTCGTGATCAAGAACCCGAACGCCACCTCGACCTGCGGCTGCGGTTCGTCGTTCTCGGCGTAA